The following are encoded together in the Triticum dicoccoides isolate Atlit2015 ecotype Zavitan chromosome 6B, WEW_v2.0, whole genome shotgun sequence genome:
- the LOC119321978 gene encoding uncharacterized protein At2g24330-like: MASTPADGAGEPVEAKGKGKEEGEKKKAGGGVLGRMWRGLFGGREDYEKRLQYLSKEEAAVHARMRRRTQFSRRTVRNIIVLSVIAEAVAVGYAIMMTRDEDLTWQMRAIRVLPMFVLPAISSVVYSAVVNFTRMLERKDEKTLEKLRAERKAKIDELKERTNYYLTQQLIQKYDLDPAAKAAAASVLASKLGADSGLRVHLGEEPNSDAAVVMSNNAEILPSDGLRNRKQPNARVSRTGSTTAAHTSAQGAESNPALNAGLENVQSTRVVEHYQGSGASDGGWVAKIAALLVGEDPSQSYALICGNCHMHNGLARKEDYPHITYYCPHCHALNTSKNLMGQYSGSNSGPSTPVAPADVISPTQARKEEHAEKEVEAS, from the exons ATGGCTTCCACGCCGGCGGACGGAGCAGGCGAGCCGGTGGAggccaagggcaagggcaaggaggagggggagaagaagaaggCGGGAGGAGGGGTGCTGGGGAGGATGTGGCGCGGCCTCTTCGGCGGCCGCGAGGACTACGAGAAGCGCCTGCAGTACCTGTCCAAGGAGGAGGCCGCCGTCCACGCGCGGATGCGCCGCCGGACCCAGTTCTCCCGCCGCACCGTCCGCAACATCATCGTCCTCTCCGTCATCGCCGAG GCTGTAGCTGTTGGTTATGCTATCATGATGACAAGAGACGAAGATCTCACTTGGCAAATGAGGGCAATTCGAGTGCTGCCTATGTTTGTTTTGCCTGCCATATCGTCTGTGGTATATTCAGCAGTTGTAAACTTCACAAGGATGC TTGAACGGAAAGATGAGAAAACACTTGAAAAGTTGAGAGCTGAAAGGAAAGCGAAGATTGATGAACTGAAAGAACGGACGAATTATTACCTTACCCAACAGCTTATCCAG AAATATGATCTTGATCCAGCTGCAAAAGCTGCTGCAGCTTCGGTTTTGGCATCTAAGCTGGGGGCGGATTCTGGCTTAAGAGTACATCTTGGGGAAGAACCAAATTCTGATGCAGCAGTGGTTATGAGCAACAATGCTGAGATATTGCCATCAGATGGGCTGAGAAACAGGAAGCAACCCAATGCAAGAGTCAGCAGGACTGGTAGCACTACAGCTGCTCATACTTCGGCACAAGGTGCTGAATCTAACCCAGCTCTTAATGCTGGCCTGGAAAACGTACAGTCTACAAGGGTTGTAGAACATTATCAAGGCTCTGGGGCAAGTGATGGTGGATGGGTTGCAAAAATCGCTGCCTTACTTGTTGGGGAGGACCCATCACAGTCGTACGCTTTGATCTGTGGCAATTGCCATATGCATAATG GTTTGGCCCGGAAGGAAGATTACCCACACATTACATACTATTGCCCACATTGTCATGCTCTAAACACATCAAAGAACTTGATGGGGCAATACTCAGGCTCCAACTCAGGCCCATCGACCCCAGTTGCTCCTGCTGATGTGATATCTCCAACTCAGGCCCGGAAGGAAGAACACGCAGAGAAGGAAGTGGAGGCAAGTTGA